In Ctenopharyngodon idella isolate HZGC_01 chromosome 1, HZGC01, whole genome shotgun sequence, a single genomic region encodes these proteins:
- the lratb.2 gene encoding lecithin retinol acyltransferase b, tandem duplicate 2 yields the protein MFPLQFLSLFNIAVATIFEEKKKKQVVQHDTSIYKRGDLLEVPRTLFTHFGIYLGNNRVAHLIPDILPVLTTDQKAIEKMVNNNRLILGVIAKKASVRVDSVEDFAYGSEILVNHMDKVCSRPPFAGEEVARRAEKLMGSVAYSLLWYNCEHYVMYCRYGTSMSFQTYQFCKAVRKIVCSKTSSLLSLLLCLFIMFYLESVSIFVILPTFFIPSTIWMAS from the exons ATGTTTCCCTTACAGTTCCTCAGCCTGTTTAATATTGCTGTGGCCACAAtctttgaagaaaaaaagaagaagcaaGTGGTCCAACATGACACCTCTATCTACAAAAGAGGAGATCTGCTAGAGGTCCCTCGGACTCTCTTTACACATTTCGGAATTTATCTGGGGAACAACCGTGTGGCTCACCTCATTCCTGATATCTTGCCAGTCTTGACCACAGACCAGAAGGCCATTGAGAAAATGGTGAATAACAACCGGTTGATTTTGGGTGTGATAGCAAAAAAAGCAAGTGTCCGTGTAGACTCAGTGGAGGACTTTGCATATGGATCAGAGATTCTGGTCAACCATATGGACAAGGTGTGCAGTCGGCCACCGTTCGCCGGTGAGGAGGTGGCTAGACGAGCTGAGAAGCTCATGGGCTCCGTGGCTTACAGTCTGCTGTGGTACAACTGCGAGCATTATGTCATGTACTGCAGATATGGCACCAGCATGAGCTTTCAGACCTACCAG TTCTGCAAAGCTGTGCGCAAGATTGTGTGCAGCAAGACAAGTTCTCTTCTAAGTCTTCTGTTGTGCCTCTTCATTATGTTTTATCTGGAATCTGTGTCCATCTTTGTAATTTTACCTACGTTTTTCATCCCCTCCACTATTTGGATGGCATCCTGA
- the rbm46 gene encoding probable RNA-binding protein 46 codes for MDEGSTSQLSENIKMDSSKEAALLSLMDRTGYSMVQENGQRKFGGPPPGWEGPPPPRGCEVFVGKIPRDMYEDELVPVFERAGRIYEFRLMMEFSGENRGYAFVMYTMREGAQRAIQLLDNYEIRPGKFIGVCVSLDNCRLFIGSIPKDKKKEEIQEEMMKVTEGVVDVIVYPSAMDRMKNRGFAFVEYESHKAAAMARRKLIPGTFQLWGHTIQVDWAEPEKELDEETMQRVRVLYVRNLMLSTTEESLRSEFSRLKPGSVERVKKLTDYAFIHFYNREDALTALESMNGKVIDGSPVEVTLAKPVSKDGTRRSGPRSSHNGVAAAGNYSDSNFLFQSRDDVTISLGTGAMGDGLNTRPLSLPPHLGSPYAVDLDRCVYPFLPGSTLVPVSLNTLKPSQLSSAVSLLDYYCHKNDWSLPEYHLYSLAGQEGKILLIYKVVISSTRSSFMPDKVCTILEDAKELAAQNALWNLDCSISSPGSPVNVSSPAPSGSGFLSFGCRSLPYPAYPMASISPPLPISCSSAQRIFIPNQSSFL; via the exons ATGGATGAAGGCAGCACCAGTCAGCTATCTGAAAACATTAAGATGGACAGCTCTAAAGAAGCTGCTCTTTTATCCCTGATGGACAGGACAGGCTACAGCATGGTTCAGGAAAATGGACAGAGAAAGTTTGGTGGTCCACCTCCAG GTTGGGAGGGCCCCCCTCCTCCACGAGGTTGTGAGGTGTTTGTGGGTAAAATCCCAAGAGACATGTATGAAGATGAGCTGGTACCTGTTTTTGAGCGAGCCGGTCGCATCTACGAGTTCCGTCTGATGATGGAGTTCAGCGGGGAGAACCGTGGCTATGCCTTCGTCATGTACACCATGCGTGAGGGAGCCCAACGAGCCATCCAGCTCCTTGATAACTACGAAATCCGCCCCGGAAAGTTCATAGGAGTATGTGTAAGTCTGGACAACTGTCGCCTTTTTATCGGCTCCATCCCAAAGGACAAGAAAAAGGAGGAGATCCAAGAAGAAATGATGAAG GTGACTGAAGGGGTGGTGGATGTGATTGTGTATCCCAGTGCAATGGACAGGATGAAGAATCGTGGCTTTGCCTTTGTTGAGTATGAATCCCACAAGGCAGCGGCCATGGCTCGCAGGAAACTCATACCAG GAACATTTCAGTTATGGGGTCACACCATCCAGGTTGACTGGGCAGAGCCTGAAAAGGAATTAGATGAGGAAACCATGCAGCGAGTGCGAGTCCTCTATGTTCGTAATCTAATGCTGAGCACTACGGAAGAGAGTCTTCGCTCTGAGTTCTCACGCCTGAAGCCTGGCTCTGTGGAACGTGTTAAGAAGCTGACAGATTATGCCTTCATCCACTTCTATAACCGCGAGGATGCCCTAACCGCTCTTGAGTCCATGAATGGGAAAGTTATTGATGGTTCGCCCGTCGAGGTGACTCTTGCCAAGCCTGTCAGCAAAGACGGGACCAGAAGATCCGGACCGCGAAGTAGCCACAATGGAGTGGCAGCTGCCGGAAACTACAGTGATTCCAACTTCTTGTTCCAAAGCAGAGATGATGTGACCATCAGCTTGGGAACAGGAGCAATGGGTGATGGGTTAAACACACGCCCCCTCAGCCTGCCGCCTCACTTGGGCAGCCCGTATGCAGTGGACTTAGATCGCTGTGTGTATCCATTCCTACCAGGATCCACTTTGGTCCCAGTCAGCCTGAACACCCTGAAGCCCAGCCAGCTGAGCTCAGCTGTATCATTGCTGGATTACTACTGCCACAAGAATGACTGGTCTCTGCCAGAGTATCACCTCTACTCCCTGGCTGGACAGGAGGGGAAAATACTGCTCATCTACAAAGTAGTCATCAGCAGCACCAGGAGCAGCTTCATGCCTGATAAAGTCTGCACCATATTAGAGGACGCCAAGGAGCTTGCTGCACAGAATGCACTCTGGAACCTGG ATTGCTCTATCAGTTCCCCTGGCTCCCCTGTGAATGTTTCTTCTCCTGCACCTTCTGGCTCTGGTTTCCTGTCCTTTGGATGCAGGTCTCTGCCTTACCCAGCATACCCCATGGCCTCCATCTCACCTCCCCTACCCATCTCCTGCTCCTCTGCCCAAAGAATTTTCATCCCCAACCAGTCATCCTTCCTGTAG